One segment of Pempheris klunzingeri isolate RE-2024b chromosome 20, fPemKlu1.hap1, whole genome shotgun sequence DNA contains the following:
- the LOC139219417 gene encoding myeloid-associated differentiation marker-like protein 2: MGIIDDVKDTLSKAVFTPSSLLSGRGGLHMAQIILCLVTFVLAAFRGGSSHTYWNYAMFTWAFCSIMTLIITIIEMFKLDIILNLFCMDWSDFTTGMAMSSTLMTVSVAITYANFYTCLTCLYGWIVSIFAFLCGFVYALEVVKDKILEKKKGSYLAALPGFWKVMEAFVSCMIFISLTGYRDKPALILCVIAYAIPFPILPVIIATNILKKLKKCLPFNLDRFVFIFLVISVVLYIFAAIVWPIFMFRDNPRPSDCPPSFCIWAIQFMVAFMTYVNLILFTLDLIFTLLGICGFKRT; encoded by the coding sequence ATGGGAATAATCGATGACGTGAAGGACACTTTGTCCAAGGCCGTGTTTACTCCTTCATCTCTGTTATCTGGCCGAGGCGGGCTCCACATGGCGCAGATCATCCTGTGTCTGGTCACCTTTGTGCTGGCTGCCTTCAGAGGAGGGAGCAGTCATACATACTGGAACTATGCTATGTTTACCTGGGCCTTCTGCTCCATCATGACcctcatcatcaccattattGAGATGTTTAAACTAGATATCATACTCAATCTGTTTTGCATGGACTGGTCTGACTTCACCACAGGGATGGCCATGTCTTCTACACTCATGACCGTCTCTGTCGCCATCACCTACGCCAACTTCTACACCTGCCTGACATGCCTGTACGGCTGGATCGTCAGTATATTCGCTTTCTTATGCGGCTTCGTCTACGCACTTGAAGTGGTGAAGGACAAAATcctggagaagaagaaagggagcTACCTGGCTGCTCTGCCTGGATTCTGGAAGGTCATGGAGGCTTTTGTGAGCTGCATGATTTTCATATCGCTGACTGGTTACAGAGACAAACCAGCTCTGATCTTGTGTGTCATTGCATATGCCATTCCTTTCCCCATCTTGCCTGTAATCATAGCCACCAACATCCTCAAGAAACTCAAGAAATGCTTGCCCTTTAACCTGGACAGGTTTGTCTTTATATTTCTGGTGATCTCTGTTGTGCTGTATATATTTGCTGCTATTGTGTGGCCTATTTTTATGTTCAGAGACAACCCTCGTCCTAGTGACTGTCCACCCAGCTTCTGTATCTGGGCCATACAGTTTATGGTTGCATTCATGACTTATGTGAATCTCATTCTCTTCACACTGGACCTCATTTTTACCCTGCTTGGTATCTGTGGCTTTAAACGCACATAA